The following are encoded together in the Vigna unguiculata cultivar IT97K-499-35 chromosome 2, ASM411807v1, whole genome shotgun sequence genome:
- the LOC114173442 gene encoding uncharacterized protein LOC114173442 — MRKRDLAILMLSAFAIFFTLQQDGGISFKDAWMHLADEYPIKYEAERLPPPLVADLNGDGKKEVLVATNDAKIQVLEPHSRRVDEGFSEARVLAEVSLLPDKVRVMSGRRPVAMATGNIDRYKIGQPQKQVLVVVTSGWSVMCFDSNLQKLWENNLQEDFPHNAHHREVAISISNYTLKHGDTGLIIVGGRMEMQPHIFMDPFEEMGMGARFSEQQRRSTTEKEASENSGTVDLRHFAFYAFAGRSGVERWSRKNENIEVHSSDASQLLPQHNYKLDVHALNARQPGEFECREFRESILGVMPHRWARREDTLLKLAHFRRHKRKSLKRTPGKSMSYPFHKPEENHPPGKDTTKKISNIIGKAANYAGSAKSKKHLPYVPTITNYTQVWWVPNVVVAHQKEGIEALHLASGRTICKLHLQEGGLHADINGDGVLDHVQAVGGNGAEQTVASGSMEVLRPCWAVATSGVPVREQLFNVSICHYTHFNLFQHGELYRSYGQGSDSASLEVATPILIPRSDGHRHRKGSHGDVIFLTNRGEITSYSPGLHGHDAIWQWQQSTGVTWSNLPSPSGMMEGGLVVPTLKPLPLRLHDNQEMILAAGEQEAVIMSPGGSILATIELPGPPTHVLICEDFSNDGLTDLILVTSNGVYGFVQTRQPGALFFSMLVGCLIVVMGVIFVTQHLNSTKGKPRPSSVPR, encoded by the exons ATGAGGAAGCGGGATTTGGCAATTCTTATGCTCTCCGCTTTCGCTATTTTCTTCACTCTTCAG CAAGATGGCGGTATTTCTTTCAAAGACGCGTGGATGCACCTAGCCGATGAGTATCCAATCAAATACGAGGCCGAACGTCTTCCGCCGCCTCTCGTCGCTGATCTCAACGGAGACGGTAAGAAAGAAGTTCTTGTAGCTACTAACGACGCCAAAATTCAG GTTTTGGAGCCCCATAGTAGACGTGTCGATGAAGGATTCAGTGAGGCGCGTGTGTTGGCCGAGGTGTCTCTGTTGCCCGACAAAGTACGTGTCATGTCTGGGAGACGGCCTGTTGCTATGGCCACCGGCAATATTGACCGGTATAAAATTGGGCAGCCGCAGAAACAGGTGTTGGTTGTAGTAACGTCAGGTTGGTCTGTAATGTGTTTTGATTCCAACCTCCAAAAGTTGTGGGAGAATAATTTACAG GAGGATTTTCCACATAATGCTCACCATAGGGAAGTTGCTATCTCTATAAGCAATTATACTCTAAAGCATGGAGATACAGGATTGATAATTGTTGGTGGCAGGATGGAAATGCAGCCACAT atttttatggATCCTTTTGAAGAAATGGGAATGGGAGCCAGATTTTCTGAGCAACAACGAAGAAGTACTACTGAAAAGGAG GCTTCTGAAAACTCTGGAACTGTGGATTTACGCCATTTTGCATTTTATGCATTCGCTGGTCGATCTGGTGTTGAACGATGGAGCAGAAAAAATGAG AACATTGAAGTGCATTCTTCAGATGCTTCACAATTACTTCCACAGCATAACTACAAGCTTGATGTTCATGCTCTGAATGCCCGTCAACCTGGAGAG TTTGAATGCAGGGAATTCAGAGAATCAATCTTGGGAGTCATGCCTCATCGCTGG GCTAGGAGAGAAGATACTTTGTTGAAGCTTGCCCACTTCAGACGGCATAAGAGAAAATCATTGAAGAGAACTCCTGGAAAGTCTATGAGTTATCCTTTTCACAAGCCTGAGGAAAACCATCCTCCAGGGAAGGACACaaccaaaaaaatttcaaacataaTTGGAAAGGCAGCAAATTATGCTGGTTCAGCAAAATCTAAGAAG CACCTTCCCTATGTTCCCACCATAACCAACTACACTCAGGTTTGGTGGGTTCCTAATGTTGTTGTGGCTCATCAGAAGGAGGGCATAGAAGCTCTTCATCTAGCATCTGGTCGAACGATATGCAAG CTTCATCTTCAGGAAGGTGGTCTACATGCTGATATTAATGGTGATGGAGTTCTAGATCATGTGCAG GCTGTTGGAGGAAATGGTGCTGAGCAGACTGTAGCCAGTGGGTCTATGGAAGTGCTACGTCCTTGTTGGGCTGTAGCAACATCTGGTGTACCAGTACGGGAACAACTCTTTAACGTATCCATTTGTCATTATACCCATTTTAACTTATTCCAACATGGTGAACTTTATAGAAGCTACGGTCAAGGTTCAGATAGTGCCTCTTTAGAGGTAGCAACACCTATTCTAATTCCTCGAAGTGACGGTCATAGGCATCGGAAGGGAAGCCATGGCGATGTTATCTTCTTGACAAATCGTGGAGAG ATTACATCATACTCCCCTGGCTTGCATGGTCATGATGCTATTTGGCAGTGGCAACAATCAACTGGTGTTACATGGTCAAATCTACCTTCCCCATCAGGAATGATGGAAGGTGGTCTGGTGGTTCCCACACTCAAGCCTCTTCCCTTGCGGTTGCATGATAATCAGGAAATGATCCTTGCAGCTGGGGAACAGGAAGCCGTGATAATGTCACCGGGAGGAAGTATATTGGCTACAATTGAATTACCTGGCCCACCAACACACGTTTTGATCTGTGAGGACTTTTCAAATGATGGGCTCACTGACCTTATTCTTGTCACCTCTAATGGAGTGTACGGCTTTGTTCAGACCAGGCAACCGGGTGCTCTCTTCTTCAGCATGCTAGTTGGTTGTCTCATAGTCGTGATGGGGGTTATATTTGTCACCCAGCACTTGAACTCCACAAAGGGGAAGCCTCGTCCCTCATCCGTTCCTCGGTGA